DNA sequence from the Agromyces aureus genome:
CGGTGGTCTGGCTGCTGTTCCACCGCTCGTTGCCGTCGTTGGTGCCGCAGCACCAGTGCGAGGTGGTGGTGTGGTCGTTGAGGATCACCGCGAATCCGTCGGCGGTGAGCGCAGCGACGACCGCGTCGAACACCTGCAGCGGCGTCTTGCCCTTCAGCTGCGGGTTCGCCGTGACCGCGACATCCGGAACCGGCGCCGTCATGCCGAGCATCTCGTTCGAGAACGACAGGCGGATGCTGTTGATGCCGACGCCGTGGAAGTCGCTCATGAGGGTGGCCATCGGCACCCGGTCCAGCCCCATCGGGATGTCGTAGCTGATGCCGCTGTTGTGGTTGGCGGGATCGTTCTTGTCGCCGCTGCCGCTCCAGTGGCCCTGCGCGCCGTCCCAATTGGCGGACTTCAGCTTGAACCGGTCACCGTCGGCGTCGACGACGTAGCGGCCGACGGTGCTGAGCGGCGCCGTCCACGATGCGGCGAGCTCCGGTCCGGTGAGCACGGGGATCGGGTCCTCTGGTGGTGCGGCGCTCGCAGGACTTGCGACCGATATCGCGAGCGCCGCGGTCGCGAGTCCGACCGCGATCCGAAGGGTACGGTGATGCATTCTGCGAACCTCTCTGTTCTGCCGTGCGTGGCGTCCTGTTGCGCCCGAGATGCCGCCTCAGGCTCCTGACGTCGTCAGGTTAGGGGCGCCGTTCTCGAAATGTCAACGCAAACATTTCTGCTACGGTAACGTAAACATTTCGAGAGAGCCGCGGCCCCCGGTCGACGATCGGGGGCGCCCGGACGACGCCCTCGCACACCCGGGGGATCCCGATCGAGCTCGCACCGGAAGCGCCGAGAGGCCACGGACGTTGACGTCCGCGGCCTCTGCAACCGTCGCGAACCGACGGTGCCGTCCGCGCCTCGCCCCTACGCGCTGCGCTGGTAGACCCGGAAGGCGCGGGTCGCGAGCCAGGCGAGCACCATCGTGAACGCCACGAGGTATCCGAGGTACGACCACACGCTCGCCCAGTCGGGATCGGCCGAGAGGAGCGCCTCGCGCCCGGCGACGACCGCCCATTCGAACGGGTTGAAGCGCGCGACATCCGCGACCCAGCCGGCCGACAGCGACGTGTCCATGAGCGCCGAGCTCAGGAACATGAGCGGGATCGTGATGAGCTGCGAGAGCCCGATCAGGATGTTCTGGTCGCGGGCGAGCAACGCCGCCGCGTTCGAGAGCGCCGAGAACGCGGCGGTGAGCAGCATCGCCGCCGCGAGCAGCACGAGCACGCCGGCGAGTCCGCCGTCGAAGCGCGCACCGAGCAGCCATGCGACGCCCAGCACGATGAGCGTCTGCACGAACGTGAGCACCGCCTGGTAGACGAGCGAGGCGACCATGAGCGCGCCGCGATGCGTCGGCGAGGTGAGCAGGCGATCCATGACGCCGCGGTTCATGTCCTCGATGAACGACGTGCCGGCCCACGCGCTGCCGAAGAGGGCCATCATCACGACGATGCCCGGCGTGAGGAACTCGAGGTAGTCGGCGCCGCCCGAGAAGCCCGGGATCTCGACGACCGACTTGAAGAGCTGCCCGAACAGCAGGAGCCAGATGAGCGGCTGCACGAGGTTCATGACGACGAACGCCGGAACCCGCACCGCCGCGCGAAGCTGCCGGAGCGTCAGCACCGCCGTGTGTCGGAGGAATCCCGTGCCCGCGCGCGACGGACGTGACGCCGTGCCGCGCGTGGCGGCGCGTGTCGTGGTGGTCGTGGCGGTCATGCTGCACGCTCCTCTGCGGTCGCGGGGCCGTCGATCGTGGGGCCGTCGATCGTGGGCGTCGCCTGGTCGGTCGCCGAGCCCTCGCTGTGCGCCGACGAGAAGGAACGCCCGGTGTGGGCGAGGTAGACGTCATCGAGGCTCGGCCTCGCGACGGTCGCCGACGCGACCCGCAGCCGCTCGGCGTCGAGCATGGCGAGCGCGAGCGGCAGCGCCTGCCCGCCCTCGTCGGTGCGCGCCCGCACGGTGCGCCCCTCGCGCACCACGTCGCGGAACACCGGGCTGCGCCCGATGAGCGTCAGGGCGCCATCGACATCGGCGGCGTCGAGCAGTTCGAGCACGATGGCGTCGCCGCGGAGCGCCGCCTTCAGCTCTTCCGGCTCGCCCTCGGTCACGACCCGGCCGTTCGCGACGATCGCGAGACGGCTGGCGAGGCGATCGGCCTCTTCGAGGTAGTGCGTGGTGAGCAGCACCGTGGTGCGTTCGTCGGCAGCCATGCGCTCGATCTCGGCCCACATCTCGGTGCGCGCC
Encoded proteins:
- a CDS encoding ABC transporter permease, with the translated sequence MTATTTTTRAATRGTASRPSRAGTGFLRHTAVLTLRQLRAAVRVPAFVVMNLVQPLIWLLLFGQLFKSVVEIPGFSGGADYLEFLTPGIVVMMALFGSAWAGTSFIEDMNRGVMDRLLTSPTHRGALMVASLVYQAVLTFVQTLIVLGVAWLLGARFDGGLAGVLVLLAAAMLLTAAFSALSNAAALLARDQNILIGLSQLITIPLMFLSSALMDTSLSAGWVADVARFNPFEWAVVAGREALLSADPDWASVWSYLGYLVAFTMVLAWLATRAFRVYQRSA